In Aphelocoma coerulescens isolate FSJ_1873_10779 chromosome 3, UR_Acoe_1.0, whole genome shotgun sequence, a single window of DNA contains:
- the PAPOLG gene encoding poly(A) polymerase gamma isoform X5, with product MSWCGSGEGWSWAPFVEGPSTSRQQNQPQGHYGLTSPISLAPPTDKDHIHTQKLIEAMKPFGVFEDQEELYHRTTVLGKLNNFVREWISELAESKNLPPSITEQVGGKIFTFGSYRLGVHTKGSDIDALCVAPSHVERSDFFQSFFEKLKNLEEVKNLRAIEDAYVPVIKFEFDGIEIDLVFAKLSLPTVSDDLDLRDDSCLKSLDIRCIRSLNGSRVTDEILRLVPNLENFRLTLRAVKLWAKRRGVYSNIMGFLGGVSWAMLVARICQLYPNALASTLVNKFFLIFSKWDWPKPVLLKRLEESFLNLPVWDPRVNPSDRYHVMPIITPAYPQQNSTYNVSVSTRAVMVEEFQRGLEVTDEILKGKSDWSKLFEPLNFFQKYKHYIVLTASAFTEEHHLNWIGLVESKIRVLVGNLERNEFITIAHVQPQSFPGNKDLYKQSGYVSMWFLGLVFKKAESAVKTNVDLTHGIQSFTDTVYRQASALNILKEGMKIEATYVKRKQLHYFLPAGTLQKRKKQRVSDISQNNSGLQCKRSSLGESCSDGSKDRDSRTPPNSSSLNKISKLDISTAETERNVECQSCSGANSVAEPSTSKGLCIPVTDPKMEATVALRTSGPPIGCTIPGYNTVCQLRTCFVQGQHKLSGTLITDPKNASPKQHYSPTSKVSRPPTSGECPQKAIDGEKGVLDGKSMQIPVITSRSQRLSSKELPDSSSPVPTNSIRIIKRSIKLTLNGVLRRMFRVLRRTFRKSLGY from the exons ATGAGCTGGTGCGGCAGCGGTGAAGGGTGGAGCTGGGCTCCCTTCGTTGAAGGTCCCAg TACTTCCAGGCAGCAGAACCAGCCTCAAGGGCACTATGGACTTACCTCTCCAATTAGCTTGGCTCCTCCTACCGATAAAGATCACATTCATACTCAGAAGCTGATTGAAGCAATGAAGCCATTTGGGGTGTTTGAGGATCAGGAAGAACTCTATCACAG GACAACTGTTCTTGGTAAACTTAATAACTTTGTCAGAGAATGGATTTCAGAACTTGCTGAGAGCAAg AATCTTCCCCCTTCAATAACAGAACAAGTTGGTggcaaaatatttacatttggtTCCTACAGGCTTGGAGTACACACCAAAG GTTCTGACATAGATGCCCTCTGTGTTGCTCCCAGTCATGTGGAAAGGTCGGATTTCTTTCAGTCATTCTTTGAAAAACTGAAGAATCTAGAGGAAGTAAAAAACCTAAGA GCCATTGAGGATGCATATGTACCAGTTATCAAATTTGAGTTTGATGGCATTGAG ATTGATCTCGTGTTTGCAAAGCTGTCTTTGCCAACGGTTTCCGATGATCTCGATCTCAGGGATGACTCGTGCCTCAAAAGCCTGGATATAAGATGCATACGGAGCTTAAATG GCAGCAGGGTTACAGATGAAATACTGCGCCTGGTGCCCAATCTGGAGAACTTCCGGCTCACGCTCCGTGCTGTTAAACTGTGGGCAAAAC GACGTGGTGTTTACTCCAACATCATGGGATTTCTTGGTGGAGTCTCCTGGGCAATGCTGGTAGCAAGAATATGTCAACTCTACCCAAATGCTTTGGCCTCTACTCTCGTTAACAAGTTCTTCTTGATTTTTTCAAAATG GGATTGGCCCAAGCCAGTATTGCTGAAACGTCTTGAAGAGAGCTTTCTTAACTTACCTGTCTGGGATCCTAGG GTGAACCCATCAGACCGGTACCACGTGATGCCCATCATCACCCCGGCCTATCCACAGCAGAACTCCACATACAACGTGTCTGTGTCAACACGAGCAGTCATGGTAGAGGAGTTCCAACGTG GTCTTGAAGTTACTGATGAGATTCTCAAAGGAAAATCAGACTGGTCAAAGCTCTTTGAACCACTGAACTTCTTTCAGAAGTATAA ACATTACATTGTGCTGACTGCCAGTGCCTTTACAGAAGAGCACCACTTAAACTG GATTGGCCTCGTTGAGTCTAAAATCCGTGTGCTGGTTGGAAACTTGGAAAGGAATGAATTTATAACTATTGCACACGTGCAGCCACAGTCTTTCCCTGGCAACAAAGATCTCTACAAACA gAGTGGATATGTATCAATGTGGTTTCTTGGCCTTGTATTTAAGAAAGCAGAAAGTGCAGTAAAGACTAACGTTGATCTAACACATGGGATACAGTCGTTCACAGATACAG TTTACAGGCAGGCCAGTGCCCTCAACATCCTAAAGGAAGGTATGAAGATTGAGGCAACTTACGTGAAGAGAAAGCAACTCCATTATTTTTTGCCAGCAGGAACcttacagaaaagaaagaag CAAAGGGTGTCAGATATTAGTCAAAATAATAGTGGACTTCAGTGCAAAAGGTCTTCTTTAGGTGAAAGCTGTTCAGATGGTTCCAAAGACAGAGATTCCAGAACACCCCCTAATTCCTCTTCGTTAAATAAGATATCTAAGCTGGACATCTCTACAGCAGAGACAGAAAG AAATGTTGAATGTCAGAGTTGTAGTGGTGCCAACAGTGTAGCTGAGCCATCAACGTCTAAGGGACTTTGCATTCCTGTGACTGATCCAA AAATGGAGGCTACAGTTGCACTAAGAACATCGGGACCTCCAATTGGTTGCACCATTCCAGGATATAACACGGTTTGTCAACTCAGAACGTGTTTTGTGCAAGGACAGCATAAATTAAGTGGGACTCTAATCACGGATCCTAAGAATGCTTCACCTAAGCAACATTATTCACCAACCTCTAAAGTATCTCGTCCACCTACATCGGGAGAATGCCCCCAAAAAGCCATAGATGgagaaaag GGTGTCCTTGATGGAAAATCCATGCAGATTCCAGTGATCACATCAAGATCACAG AGGCTTTCCAGTAAAGAACTGCCAGATTCTTCATCTCCTGTTCCAACAAATAGCATTCGCATTATTAAAAGATCCATCAAACTTACCCTTAATGG GGTTTTAAGAAGAATGTTCAGGGTTTTGAGAAGAACATTCAGGAAGAGTTTAGGTTACTAG
- the PAPOLG gene encoding poly(A) polymerase gamma isoform X2, translated as MKETRGTSRQQNQPQGHYGLTSPISLAPPTDKDHIHTQKLIEAMKPFGVFEDQEELYHRTTVLGKLNNFVREWISELAESKNLPPSITEQVGGKIFTFGSYRLGVHTKGSDIDALCVAPSHVERSDFFQSFFEKLKNLEEVKNLRAIEDAYVPVIKFEFDGIEIDLVFAKLSLPTVSDDLDLRDDSCLKSLDIRCIRSLNGSRVTDEILRLVPNLENFRLTLRAVKLWAKRRGVYSNIMGFLGGVSWAMLVARICQLYPNALASTLVNKFFLIFSKWDWPKPVLLKRLEESFLNLPVWDPRVNPSDRYHVMPIITPAYPQQNSTYNVSVSTRAVMVEEFQRGLEVTDEILKGKSDWSKLFEPLNFFQKYKHYIVLTASAFTEEHHLNWIGLVESKIRVLVGNLERNEFITIAHVQPQSFPGNKDLYKQSGYVSMWFLGLVFKKAESAVKTNVDLTHGIQSFTDTVYRQASALNILKEGMKIEATYVKRKQLHYFLPAGTLQKRKKQRVSDISQNNSGLQCKRSSLGESCSDGSKDRDSRTPPNSSSLNKISKLDISTAETERNVECQSCSGANSVAEPSTSKGLCIPVTDPKMEATVALRTSGPPIGCTIPGYNTVCQLRTCFVQGQHKLSGTLITDPKNASPKQHYSPTSKVSRPPTSGECPQKAIDGEKLNVWDSNFTESGCPQDGRKRATKNGVLDGKSMQIPVITSRSQRLSSKELPDSSSPVPTNSIRIIKRSIKLTLNGVLRRMFRVLRRTFRKSLGY; from the exons ATGAAGGAGACGCGCGg TACTTCCAGGCAGCAGAACCAGCCTCAAGGGCACTATGGACTTACCTCTCCAATTAGCTTGGCTCCTCCTACCGATAAAGATCACATTCATACTCAGAAGCTGATTGAAGCAATGAAGCCATTTGGGGTGTTTGAGGATCAGGAAGAACTCTATCACAG GACAACTGTTCTTGGTAAACTTAATAACTTTGTCAGAGAATGGATTTCAGAACTTGCTGAGAGCAAg AATCTTCCCCCTTCAATAACAGAACAAGTTGGTggcaaaatatttacatttggtTCCTACAGGCTTGGAGTACACACCAAAG GTTCTGACATAGATGCCCTCTGTGTTGCTCCCAGTCATGTGGAAAGGTCGGATTTCTTTCAGTCATTCTTTGAAAAACTGAAGAATCTAGAGGAAGTAAAAAACCTAAGA GCCATTGAGGATGCATATGTACCAGTTATCAAATTTGAGTTTGATGGCATTGAG ATTGATCTCGTGTTTGCAAAGCTGTCTTTGCCAACGGTTTCCGATGATCTCGATCTCAGGGATGACTCGTGCCTCAAAAGCCTGGATATAAGATGCATACGGAGCTTAAATG GCAGCAGGGTTACAGATGAAATACTGCGCCTGGTGCCCAATCTGGAGAACTTCCGGCTCACGCTCCGTGCTGTTAAACTGTGGGCAAAAC GACGTGGTGTTTACTCCAACATCATGGGATTTCTTGGTGGAGTCTCCTGGGCAATGCTGGTAGCAAGAATATGTCAACTCTACCCAAATGCTTTGGCCTCTACTCTCGTTAACAAGTTCTTCTTGATTTTTTCAAAATG GGATTGGCCCAAGCCAGTATTGCTGAAACGTCTTGAAGAGAGCTTTCTTAACTTACCTGTCTGGGATCCTAGG GTGAACCCATCAGACCGGTACCACGTGATGCCCATCATCACCCCGGCCTATCCACAGCAGAACTCCACATACAACGTGTCTGTGTCAACACGAGCAGTCATGGTAGAGGAGTTCCAACGTG GTCTTGAAGTTACTGATGAGATTCTCAAAGGAAAATCAGACTGGTCAAAGCTCTTTGAACCACTGAACTTCTTTCAGAAGTATAA ACATTACATTGTGCTGACTGCCAGTGCCTTTACAGAAGAGCACCACTTAAACTG GATTGGCCTCGTTGAGTCTAAAATCCGTGTGCTGGTTGGAAACTTGGAAAGGAATGAATTTATAACTATTGCACACGTGCAGCCACAGTCTTTCCCTGGCAACAAAGATCTCTACAAACA gAGTGGATATGTATCAATGTGGTTTCTTGGCCTTGTATTTAAGAAAGCAGAAAGTGCAGTAAAGACTAACGTTGATCTAACACATGGGATACAGTCGTTCACAGATACAG TTTACAGGCAGGCCAGTGCCCTCAACATCCTAAAGGAAGGTATGAAGATTGAGGCAACTTACGTGAAGAGAAAGCAACTCCATTATTTTTTGCCAGCAGGAACcttacagaaaagaaagaag CAAAGGGTGTCAGATATTAGTCAAAATAATAGTGGACTTCAGTGCAAAAGGTCTTCTTTAGGTGAAAGCTGTTCAGATGGTTCCAAAGACAGAGATTCCAGAACACCCCCTAATTCCTCTTCGTTAAATAAGATATCTAAGCTGGACATCTCTACAGCAGAGACAGAAAG AAATGTTGAATGTCAGAGTTGTAGTGGTGCCAACAGTGTAGCTGAGCCATCAACGTCTAAGGGACTTTGCATTCCTGTGACTGATCCAA AAATGGAGGCTACAGTTGCACTAAGAACATCGGGACCTCCAATTGGTTGCACCATTCCAGGATATAACACGGTTTGTCAACTCAGAACGTGTTTTGTGCAAGGACAGCATAAATTAAGTGGGACTCTAATCACGGATCCTAAGAATGCTTCACCTAAGCAACATTATTCACCAACCTCTAAAGTATCTCGTCCACCTACATCGGGAGAATGCCCCCAAAAAGCCATAGATGgagaaaag CTAAATGTGTGGGACTCCAATTTCACAGAAAGCGGATGCCCTCAAGATGGGAGGAAGAGAGCcacaaaaaat GGTGTCCTTGATGGAAAATCCATGCAGATTCCAGTGATCACATCAAGATCACAG AGGCTTTCCAGTAAAGAACTGCCAGATTCTTCATCTCCTGTTCCAACAAATAGCATTCGCATTATTAAAAGATCCATCAAACTTACCCTTAATGG GGTTTTAAGAAGAATGTTCAGGGTTTTGAGAAGAACATTCAGGAAGAGTTTAGGTTACTAG
- the PAPOLG gene encoding poly(A) polymerase gamma isoform X9: protein MSWCGSGEGWSWAPFVEGPSTSRQQNQPQGHYGLTSPISLAPPTDKDHIHTQKLIEAMKPFGVFEDQEELYHRTTVLGKLNNFVREWISELAESKNLPPSITEQVGGKIFTFGSYRLGVHTKGSDIDALCVAPSHVERSDFFQSFFEKLKNLEEVKNLRAIEDAYVPVIKFEFDGIEIDLVFAKLSLPTVSDDLDLRDDSCLKSLDIRCIRSLNGSRVTDEILRLVPNLENFRLTLRAVKLWAKRRGVYSNIMGFLGGVSWAMLVARICQLYPNALASTLVNKFFLIFSKW, encoded by the exons ATGAGCTGGTGCGGCAGCGGTGAAGGGTGGAGCTGGGCTCCCTTCGTTGAAGGTCCCAg TACTTCCAGGCAGCAGAACCAGCCTCAAGGGCACTATGGACTTACCTCTCCAATTAGCTTGGCTCCTCCTACCGATAAAGATCACATTCATACTCAGAAGCTGATTGAAGCAATGAAGCCATTTGGGGTGTTTGAGGATCAGGAAGAACTCTATCACAG GACAACTGTTCTTGGTAAACTTAATAACTTTGTCAGAGAATGGATTTCAGAACTTGCTGAGAGCAAg AATCTTCCCCCTTCAATAACAGAACAAGTTGGTggcaaaatatttacatttggtTCCTACAGGCTTGGAGTACACACCAAAG GTTCTGACATAGATGCCCTCTGTGTTGCTCCCAGTCATGTGGAAAGGTCGGATTTCTTTCAGTCATTCTTTGAAAAACTGAAGAATCTAGAGGAAGTAAAAAACCTAAGA GCCATTGAGGATGCATATGTACCAGTTATCAAATTTGAGTTTGATGGCATTGAG ATTGATCTCGTGTTTGCAAAGCTGTCTTTGCCAACGGTTTCCGATGATCTCGATCTCAGGGATGACTCGTGCCTCAAAAGCCTGGATATAAGATGCATACGGAGCTTAAATG GCAGCAGGGTTACAGATGAAATACTGCGCCTGGTGCCCAATCTGGAGAACTTCCGGCTCACGCTCCGTGCTGTTAAACTGTGGGCAAAAC GACGTGGTGTTTACTCCAACATCATGGGATTTCTTGGTGGAGTCTCCTGGGCAATGCTGGTAGCAAGAATATGTCAACTCTACCCAAATGCTTTGGCCTCTACTCTCGTTAACAAGTTCTTCTTGATTTTTTCAAAATGGTAA
- the PAPOLG gene encoding poly(A) polymerase gamma isoform X6: protein MSWCGSGEGWSWAPFVEGPSTSRQQNQPQGHYGLTSPISLAPPTDKDHIHTQKLIEAMKPFGVFEDQEELYHRTTVLGKLNNFVREWISELAESKNLPPSITEQVGGKIFTFGSYRLGVHTKGSDIDALCVAPSHVERSDFFQSFFEKLKNLEEVKNLRAIEDAYVPVIKFEFDGIEIDLVFAKLSLPTVSDDLDLRDDSCLKSLDIRCIRSLNGSRVTDEILRLVPNLENFRLTLRAVKLWAKRRGVYSNIMGFLGGVSWAMLVARICQLYPNALASTLVNKFFLIFSKWDWPKPVLLKRLEESFLNLPVWDPRVNPSDRYHVMPIITPAYPQQNSTYNVSVSTRAVMVEEFQRGLEVTDEILKGKSDWSKLFEPLNFFQKYKHYIVLTASAFTEEHHLNWIGLVESKIRVLVGNLERNEFITIAHVQPQSFPGNKDLYKQSGYVSMWFLGLVFKKAESAVKTNVDLTHGIQSFTDTVYRQASALNILKEGMKIEATYVKRKQLHYFLPAGTLQKRKKQRVSDISQNNSGLQCKRSSLGESCSDGSKDRDSRTPPNSSSLNKISKLDISTAETERNVECQSCSGANSVAEPSTSKGLCIPVTDPKMEATVALRTSGPPIGCTIPGYNTLNVWDSNFTESGCPQDGRKRATKNGVLDGKSMQIPVITSRSQRLSSKELPDSSSPVPTNSIRIIKRSIKLTLNGVLRRMFRVLRRTFRKSLGY from the exons ATGAGCTGGTGCGGCAGCGGTGAAGGGTGGAGCTGGGCTCCCTTCGTTGAAGGTCCCAg TACTTCCAGGCAGCAGAACCAGCCTCAAGGGCACTATGGACTTACCTCTCCAATTAGCTTGGCTCCTCCTACCGATAAAGATCACATTCATACTCAGAAGCTGATTGAAGCAATGAAGCCATTTGGGGTGTTTGAGGATCAGGAAGAACTCTATCACAG GACAACTGTTCTTGGTAAACTTAATAACTTTGTCAGAGAATGGATTTCAGAACTTGCTGAGAGCAAg AATCTTCCCCCTTCAATAACAGAACAAGTTGGTggcaaaatatttacatttggtTCCTACAGGCTTGGAGTACACACCAAAG GTTCTGACATAGATGCCCTCTGTGTTGCTCCCAGTCATGTGGAAAGGTCGGATTTCTTTCAGTCATTCTTTGAAAAACTGAAGAATCTAGAGGAAGTAAAAAACCTAAGA GCCATTGAGGATGCATATGTACCAGTTATCAAATTTGAGTTTGATGGCATTGAG ATTGATCTCGTGTTTGCAAAGCTGTCTTTGCCAACGGTTTCCGATGATCTCGATCTCAGGGATGACTCGTGCCTCAAAAGCCTGGATATAAGATGCATACGGAGCTTAAATG GCAGCAGGGTTACAGATGAAATACTGCGCCTGGTGCCCAATCTGGAGAACTTCCGGCTCACGCTCCGTGCTGTTAAACTGTGGGCAAAAC GACGTGGTGTTTACTCCAACATCATGGGATTTCTTGGTGGAGTCTCCTGGGCAATGCTGGTAGCAAGAATATGTCAACTCTACCCAAATGCTTTGGCCTCTACTCTCGTTAACAAGTTCTTCTTGATTTTTTCAAAATG GGATTGGCCCAAGCCAGTATTGCTGAAACGTCTTGAAGAGAGCTTTCTTAACTTACCTGTCTGGGATCCTAGG GTGAACCCATCAGACCGGTACCACGTGATGCCCATCATCACCCCGGCCTATCCACAGCAGAACTCCACATACAACGTGTCTGTGTCAACACGAGCAGTCATGGTAGAGGAGTTCCAACGTG GTCTTGAAGTTACTGATGAGATTCTCAAAGGAAAATCAGACTGGTCAAAGCTCTTTGAACCACTGAACTTCTTTCAGAAGTATAA ACATTACATTGTGCTGACTGCCAGTGCCTTTACAGAAGAGCACCACTTAAACTG GATTGGCCTCGTTGAGTCTAAAATCCGTGTGCTGGTTGGAAACTTGGAAAGGAATGAATTTATAACTATTGCACACGTGCAGCCACAGTCTTTCCCTGGCAACAAAGATCTCTACAAACA gAGTGGATATGTATCAATGTGGTTTCTTGGCCTTGTATTTAAGAAAGCAGAAAGTGCAGTAAAGACTAACGTTGATCTAACACATGGGATACAGTCGTTCACAGATACAG TTTACAGGCAGGCCAGTGCCCTCAACATCCTAAAGGAAGGTATGAAGATTGAGGCAACTTACGTGAAGAGAAAGCAACTCCATTATTTTTTGCCAGCAGGAACcttacagaaaagaaagaag CAAAGGGTGTCAGATATTAGTCAAAATAATAGTGGACTTCAGTGCAAAAGGTCTTCTTTAGGTGAAAGCTGTTCAGATGGTTCCAAAGACAGAGATTCCAGAACACCCCCTAATTCCTCTTCGTTAAATAAGATATCTAAGCTGGACATCTCTACAGCAGAGACAGAAAG AAATGTTGAATGTCAGAGTTGTAGTGGTGCCAACAGTGTAGCTGAGCCATCAACGTCTAAGGGACTTTGCATTCCTGTGACTGATCCAA AAATGGAGGCTACAGTTGCACTAAGAACATCGGGACCTCCAATTGGTTGCACCATTCCAGGATATAACACG CTAAATGTGTGGGACTCCAATTTCACAGAAAGCGGATGCCCTCAAGATGGGAGGAAGAGAGCcacaaaaaat GGTGTCCTTGATGGAAAATCCATGCAGATTCCAGTGATCACATCAAGATCACAG AGGCTTTCCAGTAAAGAACTGCCAGATTCTTCATCTCCTGTTCCAACAAATAGCATTCGCATTATTAAAAGATCCATCAAACTTACCCTTAATGG GGTTTTAAGAAGAATGTTCAGGGTTTTGAGAAGAACATTCAGGAAGAGTTTAGGTTACTAG
- the PAPOLG gene encoding poly(A) polymerase gamma isoform X8, with the protein MSWCGSGEGWSWAPFVEGPSTSRQQNQPQGHYGLTSPISLAPPTDKDHIHTQKLIEAMKPFGVFEDQEELYHRTTVLGKLNNFVREWISELAESKNLPPSITEQVGGKIFTFGSYRLGVHTKGSDIDALCVAPSHVERSDFFQSFFEKLKNLEEVKNLRAIEDAYVPVIKFEFDGIEIDLVFAKLSLPTVSDDLDLRDDSCLKSLDIRCIRSLNGSRVTDEILRLVPNLENFRLTLRAVKLWAKRRGVYSNIMGFLGGVSWAMLVARICQLYPNALASTLVNKFFLIFSKWDWPKPVLLKRLEESFLNLPVWDPRVNPSDRYHVMPIITPAYPQQNSTYNVSVSTRAVMVEEFQRGLEVTDEILKGKSDWSKLFEPLNFFQKYKHYIVLTASAFTEEHHLNWIGLVESKIRVLVGNLERNEFITIAHVQPQSFPGNKDLYKQSGYVSMWFLGLVFKKAESAVKTNVDLTHGIQSFTDTVYRQASALNILKEGMKIEATYVKRKQLHYFLPAGTLQKRKKQRVSDISQNNSGLQCKRSSLGESCSDGSKDRDSRTPPNSSSLNKISKLDISTAETERNVECQSCSGANSVAEPSTSKGLCIPVTDPRCP; encoded by the exons ATGAGCTGGTGCGGCAGCGGTGAAGGGTGGAGCTGGGCTCCCTTCGTTGAAGGTCCCAg TACTTCCAGGCAGCAGAACCAGCCTCAAGGGCACTATGGACTTACCTCTCCAATTAGCTTGGCTCCTCCTACCGATAAAGATCACATTCATACTCAGAAGCTGATTGAAGCAATGAAGCCATTTGGGGTGTTTGAGGATCAGGAAGAACTCTATCACAG GACAACTGTTCTTGGTAAACTTAATAACTTTGTCAGAGAATGGATTTCAGAACTTGCTGAGAGCAAg AATCTTCCCCCTTCAATAACAGAACAAGTTGGTggcaaaatatttacatttggtTCCTACAGGCTTGGAGTACACACCAAAG GTTCTGACATAGATGCCCTCTGTGTTGCTCCCAGTCATGTGGAAAGGTCGGATTTCTTTCAGTCATTCTTTGAAAAACTGAAGAATCTAGAGGAAGTAAAAAACCTAAGA GCCATTGAGGATGCATATGTACCAGTTATCAAATTTGAGTTTGATGGCATTGAG ATTGATCTCGTGTTTGCAAAGCTGTCTTTGCCAACGGTTTCCGATGATCTCGATCTCAGGGATGACTCGTGCCTCAAAAGCCTGGATATAAGATGCATACGGAGCTTAAATG GCAGCAGGGTTACAGATGAAATACTGCGCCTGGTGCCCAATCTGGAGAACTTCCGGCTCACGCTCCGTGCTGTTAAACTGTGGGCAAAAC GACGTGGTGTTTACTCCAACATCATGGGATTTCTTGGTGGAGTCTCCTGGGCAATGCTGGTAGCAAGAATATGTCAACTCTACCCAAATGCTTTGGCCTCTACTCTCGTTAACAAGTTCTTCTTGATTTTTTCAAAATG GGATTGGCCCAAGCCAGTATTGCTGAAACGTCTTGAAGAGAGCTTTCTTAACTTACCTGTCTGGGATCCTAGG GTGAACCCATCAGACCGGTACCACGTGATGCCCATCATCACCCCGGCCTATCCACAGCAGAACTCCACATACAACGTGTCTGTGTCAACACGAGCAGTCATGGTAGAGGAGTTCCAACGTG GTCTTGAAGTTACTGATGAGATTCTCAAAGGAAAATCAGACTGGTCAAAGCTCTTTGAACCACTGAACTTCTTTCAGAAGTATAA ACATTACATTGTGCTGACTGCCAGTGCCTTTACAGAAGAGCACCACTTAAACTG GATTGGCCTCGTTGAGTCTAAAATCCGTGTGCTGGTTGGAAACTTGGAAAGGAATGAATTTATAACTATTGCACACGTGCAGCCACAGTCTTTCCCTGGCAACAAAGATCTCTACAAACA gAGTGGATATGTATCAATGTGGTTTCTTGGCCTTGTATTTAAGAAAGCAGAAAGTGCAGTAAAGACTAACGTTGATCTAACACATGGGATACAGTCGTTCACAGATACAG TTTACAGGCAGGCCAGTGCCCTCAACATCCTAAAGGAAGGTATGAAGATTGAGGCAACTTACGTGAAGAGAAAGCAACTCCATTATTTTTTGCCAGCAGGAACcttacagaaaagaaagaag CAAAGGGTGTCAGATATTAGTCAAAATAATAGTGGACTTCAGTGCAAAAGGTCTTCTTTAGGTGAAAGCTGTTCAGATGGTTCCAAAGACAGAGATTCCAGAACACCCCCTAATTCCTCTTCGTTAAATAAGATATCTAAGCTGGACATCTCTACAGCAGAGACAGAAAG AAATGTTGAATGTCAGAGTTGTAGTGGTGCCAACAGTGTAGCTGAGCCATCAACGTCTAAGGGACTTTGCATTCCTGTGACTGATCCAA GGTGTCCTTGA